One genomic region from Arthrobacter sp. FB24 encodes:
- a CDS encoding dihydrofolate reductase family protein yields the protein MGLIHIDLFTTLDGVAQAPGGPDEDPADGFAFGGWQAPLIDEVVGEQVDSGMAGMDALLLGRRTYDIFAGYWPQAEGGIARLFNRIPKYVASRGTPTLEWAESTLLGPDVVAAVRELRDRHENIHVIGSLDFVQTLFAERLFDRLTLWVYPILLGGGKKVFAGGVVPTNLRLIEPVVASPKGAVLQRYAIADGTPGVGDMSAVEQ from the coding sequence ATGGGACTCATTCACATCGACCTGTTCACCACGCTCGACGGCGTCGCGCAGGCGCCCGGCGGGCCGGACGAGGACCCCGCCGACGGGTTCGCGTTTGGCGGCTGGCAGGCACCTCTCATCGACGAAGTCGTTGGCGAACAGGTCGACTCCGGGATGGCCGGGATGGACGCGCTGCTGCTCGGGCGCCGGACCTACGACATCTTCGCCGGATACTGGCCGCAGGCGGAAGGGGGCATCGCCCGGCTGTTCAACCGCATCCCGAAATACGTGGCCTCGCGCGGGACGCCTACCCTCGAGTGGGCCGAGTCCACGCTGCTTGGTCCCGATGTCGTCGCCGCCGTGCGCGAACTGCGCGACCGGCACGAGAACATCCACGTCATCGGCAGCCTCGACTTCGTGCAGACCCTGTTCGCGGAGCGGCTCTTCGACCGGCTCACCCTCTGGGTGTATCCGATCCTCCTCGGCGGCGGCAAAAAGGTCTTCGCCGGCGGGGTGGTTCCGACCAACCTCAGACTCATCGAACCCGTCGTCGCCTCACCGAAGGGTGCGGTGCTGCAGCGCTACGCCATTGCCGACGGCACGCCTGGCGTCGGCGATATGTCGGCCGTGGAGCAGTAG
- a CDS encoding methyltransferase domain-containing protein produces MSAQQPEDVYTHGHHESVVRAHASRTAENSAAFVIPYLTPGTSVLDVGCGPGSITCDFAGLVAPGQVTGLDRSPDVIAHAAALAAERGVENVGFVAGNIYDLDFDDETFDVVHAHQVLQHLTDPVEALREMRRVAKPGGIVAVRDADFHGMSWYPAVPELDEWMELYQRIARRNGAEPDAGRRLVSWAQAAGFTDVAPSSSNWLYATGQQRRWQARVWGERVLHSAFADQALEYGFANAADLARISAGWHRWGSTDDGWFLIPNGEVIARA; encoded by the coding sequence ATGAGTGCACAGCAGCCTGAAGACGTGTACACGCACGGACACCACGAGTCCGTGGTCCGCGCCCATGCCTCGCGGACCGCAGAGAATTCCGCCGCGTTCGTGATCCCGTACCTCACCCCGGGCACTTCCGTGCTGGATGTGGGATGCGGGCCGGGCAGCATCACCTGCGACTTCGCCGGCCTCGTGGCGCCGGGACAGGTCACCGGGCTGGACCGCTCCCCTGACGTGATCGCGCATGCCGCCGCGCTTGCCGCCGAACGCGGCGTGGAGAACGTCGGGTTCGTGGCCGGAAACATCTACGACCTGGATTTCGACGACGAAACGTTCGACGTCGTCCACGCCCACCAGGTGCTCCAGCACCTGACGGACCCCGTGGAGGCCCTGCGCGAAATGCGCCGGGTCGCCAAGCCGGGAGGCATCGTGGCAGTGCGCGACGCCGATTTCCACGGCATGAGCTGGTACCCTGCCGTCCCGGAACTGGACGAATGGATGGAGCTGTACCAGCGCATCGCACGCCGCAACGGCGCGGAACCCGACGCCGGCCGCCGGCTGGTCTCGTGGGCGCAGGCCGCAGGGTTCACGGACGTGGCCCCCTCCAGCAGCAACTGGCTGTATGCCACGGGCCAGCAGCGCCGGTGGCAGGCCCGGGTCTGGGGCGAGCGCGTGCTGCATTCGGCGTTCGCGGACCAGGCCCTGGAATACGGCTTCGCCAACGCCGCCGACCTCGCCCGGATTTCCGCAGGCTGGCACCGCTGGGGTTCCACCGACGACGGCTGGTTCCTGATCCCCAACGGCGAGGTCATCGCGCGGGCCTAG
- a CDS encoding LysE family transporter, translated as MQPSLWLALAGAGVLISFTPGAGAINTMSNSLNSGFRRSIWGILGQQAALVIHVLIVALGVGVLVASSPVAFNVIRYAGAAYLVYLGIRQFLHKPDLDQEKAAELRNEPAASMFRRGLWVNLLNPKAVVFFLAFMPQFIRPEQPLLPQYLVLTVTVVVIDILVMWFFFAAAAKSFQRFTHNAHGQKILNRTFGVLFVAVGIMLALIH; from the coding sequence GTGCAACCCTCCCTTTGGCTGGCCCTGGCCGGCGCCGGCGTCCTGATCAGCTTCACCCCCGGAGCAGGCGCCATCAACACCATGAGCAACTCGCTGAATTCGGGTTTCCGGCGGTCAATCTGGGGAATCCTGGGCCAGCAGGCTGCACTGGTGATCCACGTCCTGATCGTGGCCCTGGGCGTCGGCGTCCTGGTGGCCAGCTCGCCTGTGGCATTCAACGTGATCAGGTATGCCGGCGCGGCCTACCTGGTCTATCTGGGCATCCGGCAGTTCCTGCACAAGCCGGACCTGGACCAGGAGAAGGCCGCAGAGCTCCGGAACGAACCGGCGGCATCCATGTTCCGCCGGGGTCTGTGGGTCAATCTGCTCAACCCCAAGGCCGTCGTCTTCTTCCTGGCCTTCATGCCCCAGTTCATCAGGCCTGAGCAGCCGCTGCTGCCCCAGTATCTCGTCCTGACCGTCACCGTGGTGGTCATCGACATTCTGGTGATGTGGTTCTTCTTCGCCGCCGCAGCCAAGTCCTTCCAGCGTTTCACGCACAATGCCCACGGGCAGAAGATCCTGAACCGGACGTTCGGGGTTCTCTTCGTGGCCGTGGGCATCATGCTCGCGCTGATCCACTAG
- a CDS encoding ATP-dependent Clp protease ATP-binding subunit produces MPTFFGPAGTGSGSFDEFLARYLQGQRAARSGRPTDITRLLSRRTHEVLSLAGQFAVDLGHGDVDALHILRTMAGAEPATSYMRRAGADPAAVARAAEERLPEKSGRAATSAPALTPSAQRALLDAYQVARAFGSTYIDPEHLFFALVLNQDAPAGQVLAAAGVTPESFQAGARETSGTEPSGAGAPDAAASASGTGTAAATPMLDTYGTDLTALARSGGLDPVIGRSDETAQTIEVLARRTKNNPVLIGEAGVGKTAIVEGLAQAIAAGTVPEQLRNKRVISLDLPAMLAGTRYRGDFEERLTKAMDEVTANPGQFILFIDELHTVIGAGGAGEGGMDAGNILKPRLARGELHVVGATTFNEYRKVEKDPAFERRFQPVQVGEPAVEDAVQILSGLRERYEEHHGVRYTDEAVRAAVELSARYVTDRFLPDKAIDLMDQAGARLSLKLGSRQDAAALRERLVALEESKTAAIAAEDFEAASRLRDEANALKEKLDGGAASQEGPGSESAVVGEAEIAEIISRATGIPASRITEGDRERLARLEEDLHQRVVGQEDAVSLIAKSVRRNRTGMGAAGRPIGSFLFLGPTGVGKTELAKALAGSLFGSEDSMIRFDMSEFGERHTVSRLVGAPPGYVGYDEAGQLTERVRRNPYSIVLLDEVEKAHPDVFNLLLQVLDDGRLTDGHGRTVDFRNTVVIMTSNLGSEFLASKAGPTGFTAAGDAFGSEKALRDRVLARLRESMRPEFLNRIDEIVLFRKLDRAQLRQIVRLMLDETDARLRSQGIGLVVSEDAVDWIAERGYEPEYGARPMRRVIQRELDDRIADLLVGSGLAAGGQVTVSADGPELVVAAGRPEVPLAA; encoded by the coding sequence GTTCGTTTGACGAGTTCCTCGCGCGCTACCTGCAGGGCCAGCGCGCTGCCCGGTCCGGGCGCCCCACGGACATCACCCGGCTGCTGAGCCGCCGCACCCATGAAGTGCTCTCGCTCGCCGGCCAGTTCGCCGTGGACCTCGGACACGGCGATGTGGATGCCCTGCATATCCTGCGGACCATGGCCGGGGCGGAACCGGCCACCAGCTACATGCGCCGCGCCGGGGCCGACCCCGCGGCAGTTGCCAGGGCAGCCGAAGAACGCCTGCCGGAGAAATCCGGCCGGGCGGCGACAAGCGCCCCTGCGCTGACGCCGTCCGCGCAGCGCGCACTGCTCGATGCCTACCAGGTAGCCCGGGCGTTCGGGTCCACCTACATCGACCCGGAGCACCTCTTCTTCGCCCTGGTGCTCAACCAGGACGCCCCCGCCGGGCAGGTGCTCGCTGCGGCCGGCGTCACGCCGGAGTCCTTCCAGGCCGGGGCGCGCGAAACTTCCGGTACCGAGCCGTCCGGAGCCGGCGCACCGGACGCTGCAGCATCCGCAAGCGGTACCGGCACCGCGGCGGCGACCCCGATGCTGGACACCTACGGGACTGACCTGACGGCCCTGGCGCGCTCAGGCGGCCTTGACCCGGTCATCGGGCGCTCCGACGAAACAGCCCAGACCATTGAGGTCCTCGCCCGGCGCACCAAGAACAATCCGGTGCTGATCGGCGAAGCGGGGGTGGGCAAGACGGCCATCGTCGAAGGCCTGGCCCAGGCGATTGCCGCCGGCACTGTGCCGGAACAGCTCCGCAACAAGCGGGTCATTTCGCTGGACCTTCCTGCCATGCTCGCAGGGACCCGCTACCGGGGCGACTTCGAAGAGCGGCTGACCAAGGCGATGGACGAAGTCACCGCGAACCCGGGGCAGTTCATTCTGTTCATCGATGAGCTGCACACCGTCATCGGCGCAGGCGGCGCAGGGGAAGGTGGCATGGATGCGGGCAATATCCTGAAACCGCGGCTGGCGCGCGGCGAACTCCATGTTGTGGGTGCCACCACTTTTAACGAATACCGCAAGGTGGAGAAGGACCCCGCGTTCGAACGCCGGTTCCAGCCCGTGCAGGTGGGGGAGCCCGCCGTCGAGGATGCCGTGCAGATCCTTTCCGGGCTGCGCGAGCGGTATGAAGAACACCACGGTGTCCGCTACACCGACGAAGCGGTCAGGGCCGCCGTCGAACTGTCCGCCCGGTACGTGACGGACCGGTTCCTTCCCGACAAGGCGATCGACCTCATGGACCAGGCCGGTGCCAGGCTGAGCCTGAAGCTCGGTTCCCGGCAGGACGCTGCCGCCCTGCGCGAGCGCTTGGTGGCGCTTGAGGAATCGAAGACCGCCGCCATAGCGGCGGAGGACTTCGAAGCGGCCTCCCGGCTCCGGGACGAAGCGAACGCGCTGAAGGAAAAGCTCGACGGCGGCGCGGCCAGCCAGGAAGGCCCCGGCAGCGAGTCCGCCGTCGTGGGTGAGGCGGAGATTGCCGAGATCATCTCCCGCGCAACGGGCATCCCGGCGAGCCGGATCACCGAGGGTGACCGTGAACGCCTGGCCAGGCTCGAAGAGGACCTGCACCAGCGTGTTGTGGGCCAGGAGGATGCCGTGAGCCTGATTGCGAAGTCCGTTCGCCGCAACCGCACGGGCATGGGCGCCGCTGGCAGGCCGATCGGGAGCTTCCTCTTCCTGGGCCCCACCGGCGTGGGCAAGACCGAACTCGCCAAGGCGCTCGCAGGCTCGCTCTTCGGCAGCGAGGACTCCATGATCCGCTTCGACATGAGCGAGTTCGGTGAACGGCATACGGTGAGCCGACTGGTGGGTGCCCCTCCGGGGTACGTGGGTTACGACGAGGCCGGGCAGCTGACCGAGCGGGTGCGGCGCAATCCGTACTCGATCGTGCTGCTCGACGAGGTGGAGAAGGCCCACCCGGACGTGTTCAACCTCCTGCTGCAGGTTCTCGACGACGGGCGCCTGACGGACGGGCACGGACGTACCGTGGACTTCCGCAACACGGTGGTCATCATGACCTCGAACCTGGGGTCGGAGTTCCTGGCCAGCAAGGCGGGACCCACCGGGTTCACCGCGGCGGGGGACGCGTTCGGCTCGGAGAAGGCCCTGCGCGACCGCGTGCTGGCGCGGCTGCGTGAATCGATGCGGCCGGAGTTCCTTAACCGCATCGACGAGATCGTCCTGTTCCGCAAGCTCGACCGGGCCCAGCTGCGCCAGATCGTGCGGCTGATGCTGGACGAGACCGACGCCCGCCTGCGCTCGCAGGGCATCGGGCTGGTGGTCAGCGAGGACGCGGTGGACTGGATTGCCGAGCGGGGCTACGAGCCCGAATACGGTGCCCGGCCCATGCGGCGCGTGATCCAGCGCGAGCTTGATGACCGGATCGCCGACCTGCTGGTGGGCTCCGGCCTGGCCGCCGGGGGACAGGTCACGGTGTCCGCGGACGGGCCTGAACTGGTGGTGGCTGCGGGCCGTCCGGAGGTTCCGCTGGCCGCCTAG
- a CDS encoding MarR family winged helix-turn-helix transcriptional regulator, protein MADDDAARTPDGPPALVLLLQEFSLEANRYVDTAGGRNDMHRTDLNALAVIMRHAAKGMVVTPGVLRKELHLSSPATTALIDRLDQSGHVVRERLGSDRRQVQLRMTPKAYRDGGAMFLPLARHMGAAMAEFTPAELEVAARFMESMTQATIRAAQEAAGQDEGTGQ, encoded by the coding sequence ATGGCAGACGACGACGCAGCCCGCACTCCCGACGGCCCGCCGGCGCTTGTGTTGCTGCTTCAGGAGTTCAGCCTGGAGGCCAACCGCTACGTGGACACGGCGGGCGGTCGGAATGACATGCATCGCACGGACCTGAACGCGCTCGCCGTCATCATGCGGCATGCCGCCAAGGGCATGGTGGTCACACCCGGCGTCCTGCGGAAGGAACTCCACCTCAGCTCCCCCGCCACCACAGCCCTGATCGACCGGCTGGACCAGTCCGGCCACGTGGTCCGCGAGCGGCTGGGCTCCGACCGCCGGCAGGTCCAGCTCCGGATGACACCCAAGGCCTACCGCGACGGCGGCGCCATGTTCCTGCCGCTGGCCCGCCACATGGGCGCGGCCATGGCTGAATTCACCCCCGCGGAGCTTGAGGTGGCGGCACGCTTCATGGAATCCATGACCCAGGCGACCATCCGTGCGGCACAGGAGGCCGCAGGGCAGGACGAGGGCACGGGCCAGTGA
- a CDS encoding dihydrofolate reductase family protein: MRKLTAGLFYSVDGVVESPNLWQFDSFDEELGAGMNEMMARVETGLLGRVGYEQWAGYWPGAAADADFGAFINPLQKFVASRTLSGELEWQNSRLMDAPLEEFVAGLKNGDGGEIAVFASISLTRQLLFAGLLDSLMLMVHPVIAGSGRRLFEDGDPVTRLELQDSQRTSKGNMILSYGIRPSAQPH, encoded by the coding sequence ATGCGCAAGTTGACCGCCGGCCTTTTCTACTCTGTGGACGGGGTGGTTGAATCCCCCAATCTTTGGCAGTTCGACAGCTTTGATGAGGAGCTCGGCGCCGGGATGAACGAAATGATGGCCCGGGTGGAAACCGGGCTCCTGGGCCGGGTGGGCTACGAGCAGTGGGCCGGCTACTGGCCTGGCGCGGCCGCTGACGCCGACTTCGGCGCGTTCATCAATCCGTTGCAGAAGTTCGTGGCCTCCAGGACGCTGTCGGGCGAACTCGAATGGCAGAACTCCCGGCTTATGGACGCACCGCTGGAGGAGTTCGTGGCCGGCCTCAAGAACGGCGACGGCGGCGAAATTGCCGTGTTCGCCAGCATCTCTCTGACCCGGCAGCTCCTGTTCGCCGGGCTGCTCGACTCGCTGATGCTCATGGTGCACCCGGTCATTGCCGGAAGTGGGCGGCGGCTGTTCGAGGACGGGGACCCGGTGACGCGACTGGAGCTGCAGGATTCGCAGCGGACCAGCAAGGGGAACATGATCCTCAGCTATGGCATCCGCCCCTCGGCCCAGCCCCACTAA